In the genome of Streptomyces sp. Q6, the window GTCGGGACGAGGAGCAGGGTCAGCAGCGTCGACGTGATCAGGCCGCCGATCACGACCACCGCGAGCGGCTGCGCGATGAAGCCGCCCTCGCCGGTGACGCCGAGCGCCATCGGGAGCAGGGCGAAGATCGTCGCGAGCGCCGTCATCAGGATCGGGCGCAGCCGGTGGCGGCCGCCCTCGACGACCGCCTCGACCACGCCGAGGCCCTGGGACCGGTACTGGTTGATCAGGTCGATCAGGACGATCGCGTTCGTGACCACGATGCCGATGAGCATCAGCATGCCGATCATCGCCGGGACGCCCATCGGGGTGCCCGTCGCGATCAGCAGGCCGATCGCGCCGGTCGCCGCGAACGGGATGGACACCAGCAGGATCAGCGGCTGGGCCAGCGAGCGGAACGTCGCGACCAGGAGCAGGAAGACGATCGCGATCGCCGCGAGCATCGCCAGGCCCAGGTTCTTGAAGGCGTCGTCCTGGTCGGAGGTGACACCACCGATGGTCGCCGTGGCGCCCTTCGGCAGATCCAGCTTGTCGATCTTCGACTGGAGGTCGGCGCTGACCGCGCCCGTGTTGTCACCGGTCGGCTTCGCCGTGATCGTCGCCGCGCGGGCGCCGTCGATCCGGGTCATCGAGACGGGCCCGTCGGCCAGCTTCACCGTGGCGATGTCGCCGAGCGTGAGGCCGCGCGGCCCCATCGGCAGCTTCTTCAGCTCGTCCATCGTCGTGGCGGGCTTCGCCGACTTCACGACGACGTCGCGCTCGGTGTCGTCGAGGATCGCCTTGCCGCTGGTCGTGCCGCGCACCGCCTGCGCGACGGCGGCGCCGAGCGTCGTGTCGTCGAAACCGGCCGCCGCGGCCTTGGAGTTGGCCTTCACCGAGATCCGCGGGACCGACGTCGACAGGTCGCTGGTGACGTCCGTGACGTCGTCGAGCCCGGCCACCGCGTCGCGGACCTGCTCGGCCGCCCGGTCGAGGACGCTGCCGTCGGCGGCCTTCACGACCACGCTCAGGTCCTGGCTGCCGAAGCCGTCACCGGCCGCGATCGTCGTCGTACCGAGTCCGGAGAGCTTGCCCAGCTCGCGCTCGATGCGCTTCTGCGTGTCCTCGTACGACGCCTTGTCCTTCAGCGTCACCTGGTACGAGGCCTGGTTGGTGTCCGTGCCGCCGCCGAAGGCCGCCATGAAGCCGGAGCTGCCGATGGTGACCTGGTAGTCCTTGACCTCGTCGATGCCCTGGAGCACCTTCTCGATCTTCCGCGCGGAGGCGTCGGTCGCGGCCAGGCTGGTGCCGGGCTTCAACTCCTGCTTGATGGACAGGACTTCCTGCTCGCCCTGGTCGAAGAAGTTCGTCTTCAGCATCGGCGCCATGCCGAACGTGCCGACCAGGACCACGATCGCGATGAGCACGCTGGTGAGGCGGCGGCGGGTCGCGAAGCGGAGCACGGGGACGTAGATCCGTTGCAGCCAGGAGCGGGCCTCCTTCTCCTCGGCCGCGCGGCGGGCCTCCTCCGGGTCGACGCCGCGGGCCGCCTTCGGCGGGCGCAGGAACCAGTAGGACAGGACCGGTACGACCGTGAGCGAGACGAGCAGGGACGCGAGGAGCGCCGCCGTCACCGTGAGGCTGAACGAGCCGAACAGCTCGCCCACCATGCCGCCGACCAGGCCGATGGGCAGGAAGACCGCGACCGTCGTGAGGGTCGAGGAGGTGACCGCGCCCGCGACCTCGCGGACCGCCTTGAGGATCGCCTCCTGACGCTCCTCGCCGTAGCCCAGGTGCCGCTTGATGTTCTCCAGGACGACGATGGAGTCGTCGACGACACGGCCGATCGCGATGGTCAGCGCGCCGAGGGTGAGCATGTTCAGGGAGAGGTCGCGGGTCCACAGGACGATCAGCGCGAGGACCACCGACAGCGGGATCGAGACCGCCGTGACGAGGGTCGAGCGGATCGACGCGAGGAAGACCAGGATCACGATGACCGCGAAGAGGAGGCCGAGAGCGCCCTCCGTGGTCAGGCCCGAGATGGACTTCGAGACGGCCGGGCCCTGGTCGCTGACGACCGTCAGTTCGGCGCCGGAGCCGAGGTCCTGGCGCAGGCCGGGCAGCTTGTCCTCGACCGCGTTCGAGATGGCGACCGCCGAGCCGTCCTGGTCCATGGTGACCATGACGGCGAGGCTGGGCCTGCCGTCGGTGCGGGTGAGCGAGTCGGCGGTGGCCGGCCGCTGCTTCACCGTGGCGAGGTCACCGAGGCGTACGGGCTTCTTGACGCCCTCCCCCGTGATCATCAGGTCCTCGATCTGGGCGAGGGACGTGAAGCCGCCGCCGACCTGGACGGTGCGGTTGTGGCCGTCCTCGTCGAAGGAGCCCGCGGGCAGTGTGGCGCCGCCCGCCTGGAGGGACCGGCTCAGCGTCTGGACGTTGACACCGGCCGCGGCCATCTTCTTGTCGCTGGGCGTGACGTCGACCTGGAGGTCACGGACGCCGTCCACCGTCACCTGGGAGACGCCGTCGATGTCCTTGAGGGCCGGCACGACGGACGTGTCGAGCTGGTCGGCGAGGGCCTGCTGGTCCTTGTCGGAGGTGACGGCGAGCACGACGGTCGGGATGTCGTCGGTCGAACCGGCCACGACCTGCGGATCGACGTCGTCGGGCAGCTGGGCCCGTGCCCGGTTGACCGCCTGCTGGACGTCGGCGACGAGCTGCTTCGTGCCGTTGCCGTAGTCGAACCGGGCCATCACCAGGGCGTTGCCCTCGCTGGCCGTGGAGGTGACGCCGGTGATTCCGTCGACCGCGTCGAGGGAGTTCTCCAGCGGCTCGACGACCTGCTTCTCCACCACGTCCGGGGACGCGCCCTGGTAGGGGGCGATGACGGAGACCATGGGCAGTTCGATGGAGGGGAGCAGCTGCTGCTTGAGCTGCGGGATCGCGATGGCGCCGAAGACGATCGCGATGATGGACATCAGCCCGATCAGGGCGCGTTGGGCGAGACTGAATCTCGACAGCCAGGACATGGGGAGGGTCTCCGGAGGGACGTGAGCGGGGAACGTGCGAGCGGCCCCTGGCGTGTACACGCATGCAGGGGGTCCAGGCTCCACCCTCGGTCACCGGAGCGCCCTGACACGTCGCTCCCAGGTCCCGTTCTTCTCCCGCGTGTACTGCGCCCGTAGTACGTACGGGCCCGCGGTCACTCCACCCTCGGGCGTACCAGGCCCGATTCGTACGCAATGACGACGAGTTGGGCGCGGTCGCGGGCGCCGAGTTTGGCCATGGCGCGGTTCACGTGGGTCTTCACGGTGAGCGGGCTGACCTCGAGGCGTTCGGCGATCTCGTCGTTCGAGTGGCCGCCGGCGACCTGGACCAGGACCTCGCGCTCGCGGACGGTGAGCGCCGCGAGCCGTTCGCCGTGCCGCCCGCCGGGTCGCTCGCCGTCCGGCAGCTCCTCGTAACCGTCGCCCTGCGCGAGGAACTTGGCGATCAGGCCGCGGGTCGCGGCCGGTGAGAGCAGGGCGTCGCCCGCGGCGGCGATGCGCACGGCGGCGAGGAGTTCCTCGGGCTCGGCGCCCTTGCCGAGGAAGCCGGAGGCGCCGGCCCGCAGCGACTGCACGACGTACTCGTCGACCTCGAACGTCGTCAGCATCACGACGCGTACGTGGGCGAGTTGGGGGTCCGCGCTGATCTCGCGGGTCGCGGCGAGGCCGTCGGTGCCGGGCATCCGGATGTCCATCAGGACGACGTCGGGCCGCTCGGTGCGGGTGAGGCGGACCGCCTCCGCGCCGTCGGAGGCCTCCCCCACCACTTCCATGTCGGACTCGGAGTCGACGAGCACGCGGAAGGCGCTGCGCAGCAGGGCCTGGTCGTCGGCCAGCAGTACCCGAATCGTCATGTGGTGGCGTCCCCCGATGTGGTGGTGCGGGCGTTGACCGGAAGGATCGCATGGACGCGGAAGCCGCCGCCGTACCGCGGTCCCGCGGTGAGGGTGCCGCCGAGCGCGGTGACGCGTTCGCGCATGCCGAGCAGGCCGTGGCCGCCGTGCTCGTCGGCGGTGGTCGCCGAGGTGGTGCCGGGGCCGTCGTCGAGGATGGACACCTCGACGTTGGGGCCGACCCGCACGACGCTGACCTCGGCCCTGCTGTCGGGGCCCGCGTGTTTCTGTACGTTCGTCAGGGCTTCCTGCACGACCCGGAAGGCGGCGAGGTCGACGGCGGCGGGCAGCGCGGGAGCGTCCTCGGCGCGGGCCACCTCGACGGGCAGGCCGGCGTGCCGGAACGTGTCGACGAGGTCGTCGAGCCGGTCGAGTCCGGGCGCGGGTTCCGTCGGGGCCTCCGGGTCGCCGGTCTGCCGCAACAGACCGACGGTGGCGCGGAGTTCGTTGAGCGCGGAGCGGCTGGCCTCGCGGACGTGCGACAGGGCTTCCTTCGCCTGGTCGGGGCGCTTGTCCATGACGTGGGCGGCGACCCCGGCCTGGACGTTCACGAGGGCGATGTGGTGCGCGACGACATCGTGCAGATCGCGGGCGATGCGCAGCCGTTCCTCGGCGACGCGGCGCCGGGCCTCCTCCTCGCGGGTGCGTTCGGCGCGCTCGGCGCGCTCCCTGATGGCGGCGACGAAGGCGCGGCGGGAGCGGACCGCGTCGCCGGCGGCGGCGGCCATGCCGGTCCAGGCGAAGATGCCGAGGTTCTCCTGGGCGTACCAGGGCAGCGGTCCGACGAACATGGCGACGCAGGTCAGCACGGCCATCGTGGCGAGGCCGACGCGCCAGGTGGTGGGGCGGTCCGTGGTGGCGGCGACGGTGAACAGGGCGACGACCGCGGACATCACGACGGGGGCGCGGGGTTCGCCGGTGACCAGTTCCACGAGGGAGACGGTGGAGGTCGCCGCGAGGACGTACATGGGGGCGATGCGGCGGAAGACCAGGGCGGCGGCGCCGAGCACCATGAGGAAGAGGCTGAGGGCGTCCGGGGTGCGGGCACCCCAGCCGTAGGTGCCGTCGGCGCCGTGCGGGTCGACGAAGGAGCCGGCGACCATGCAGATGAGGACACCGGCGGCCACGAGGGCGTCCAGAGCCAGGGGGTGCGTCCTGGCCCACCGTACGAGGGGGGTCACCGGGGTCACGGTAGCCGCCCCCTTCCGGTGTACGTCACCGGGCCACCGCGGCGGAGCGGGCCTGCCCGGAGCTGGTCCGCGGGGTTCGTCCTAGCCCGGGATCAGACCGTCGTCCGAGAGCATCGCGCGGACCTCTTCCAGCGTCGCGTCCGGCGCCGGAAGGATCAGCTCCGAGGGCTCCAGCGCGTCGTCGGGGAGCGGTTCGCCGAGTCGGCGGACAGCGTCGAGGAGTTGGTCGAGGGTGCGGCGGAAACCCGGGCCGTCCCCGTTCTCCATCTCCTCGAGAAGTTCGTCGTCGAGCTTGTTGAGTTCGGCGAAGCGGTCGTCCGACAGCTTCACCTGGCCCTCCCCCATGATCCGTACGATCATGACGCCCTCCTCGGCGTAAGGACTACTGCTTGTCGAAGCGCGGGGTGTCCTGGGTCTGCGGGGCCTGCTGGCCCTGCCCGGTGCCGCCCTCGAGGGCCTGCTGGGACGAGGAGGAGCCCCCGGCCAGCTCGGCCTTCATGCGCTGGAGCTCCAGCTCTACATCAGTTCCGCCGGAGAGGCGATCCAGCTCGGACTGGATGTCGTCCTTCGCGAGGCCGGACGAGTCGTCGAGGGCGCCGGACGCGAGGAGCTCGTCGATGGCGCCGGCCCGCGCCTGGAGCTGGGCCGTCTTGTCCTCGGCGCGCTGGATCGCCATGCCGACGTCGCCCATCTCCTCGGAGATGCCGGAGAACGCCTCGCCGATCCGGGTCTGCGCCTGCGCCGCGGTGTAGGTGGCCTTGATGGTCTCCTTCTTCGTACGGAAGGCGTCGACCTTGGCCTGCAACCGCTGGGCCGCCAGGGTGAGCTTCTCCTCCTCGCCCTGGAGCGTCTGGTGCTGCGTCTCCAGGTCGGTGACCTGCTGCTGCAACGCGGCGCGCCGGGACAGCGCCTCGCGGGCCAGGTCCTCACGGCCGAGCGCGAGCGCCTTGCGGCCCTGGTCCTCCAGCTTGGAGGACTGGCCCTGCAACTGGTTGAGCTGCAGCTCCAGGCGCTTGCGGCTGGTCGCCACGTCGGCGACGCCGCGGCGCACCTTCTGCAGCAGCTCCAGCTGCTTCTGGTACGAGTAATCGAGGGTTTCGCGCGGGTCCTCGGCCCGGTCAAGGGCCTTGTTCGCCTTCGCGCGGAAGATCATCCCCATACGCTTCATGACACCGCTCATGGGCTTCGCGCGCCCCCTTCTGACAGATCCGACCGGCCGTTCCAGCTCCAGCACTGCGACAGAATCCACAGTACGGGTCCTGCATCTATTACCGCACTGTTCAGGTGCGGATGCGCTCATCCCCAAGGACGACTGCGTCCCGCTCCGCTCCGGCGTAGGGAGTAGGTGAGCCCCGAGGTCCTGTGCACAGGGACGCAGGGTGTTGCCGGATCGTTCCCCCCGACCCTCTGGTCCATGCGCGCCCACCACGTACCCTTGGTTTTTGTGTTCCGTAGCCGATCCAAGGACGACAAGGCACCGGCCGCCAAGGCCCCGGTGACCCCCTCGTCGACGCAGACCCGAGACCCGCAGGCGCCCAAGGGCCGCCCCACGCCGAAGCGCAGCGAGGCCCAGACGCAGCGCCGCAGCGTGGCCAACACCAAGATGTCGCCGAAGGAGGCCCGCTCCCGGCAGCGCGACGAGCGCCGCACCGCCATGGAGCGCCAGCGCGCCGCGCTGGCCAGCGGTGACGAGCGCTACCTGCCGGCCCGCGACAAGGGGCCGGTGCGCAAGTACGCGCGCGACTTCGTCGACTCGCGGTTCTGCATCGCCGAGTACTTCCTGCCGATGGCGGTGATCATCCTCGTCCTGAGCATGGTCCGCGTCGGCTCCCTCCAGAACATCGCGCTGCTGCTGTGGCTGTTCGTGATC includes:
- a CDS encoding efflux RND transporter permease subunit; protein product: MSWLSRFSLAQRALIGLMSIIAIVFGAIAIPQLKQQLLPSIELPMVSVIAPYQGASPDVVEKQVVEPLENSLDAVDGITGVTSTASEGNALVMARFDYGNGTKQLVADVQQAVNRARAQLPDDVDPQVVAGSTDDIPTVVLAVTSDKDQQALADQLDTSVVPALKDIDGVSQVTVDGVRDLQVDVTPSDKKMAAAGVNVQTLSRSLQAGGATLPAGSFDEDGHNRTVQVGGGFTSLAQIEDLMITGEGVKKPVRLGDLATVKQRPATADSLTRTDGRPSLAVMVTMDQDGSAVAISNAVEDKLPGLRQDLGSGAELTVVSDQGPAVSKSISGLTTEGALGLLFAVIVILVFLASIRSTLVTAVSIPLSVVLALIVLWTRDLSLNMLTLGALTIAIGRVVDDSIVVLENIKRHLGYGEERQEAILKAVREVAGAVTSSTLTTVAVFLPIGLVGGMVGELFGSFSLTVTAALLASLLVSLTVVPVLSYWFLRPPKAARGVDPEEARRAAEEKEARSWLQRIYVPVLRFATRRRLTSVLIAIVVLVGTFGMAPMLKTNFFDQGEQEVLSIKQELKPGTSLAATDASARKIEKVLQGIDEVKDYQVTIGSSGFMAAFGGGTDTNQASYQVTLKDKASYEDTQKRIERELGKLSGLGTTTIAAGDGFGSQDLSVVVKAADGSVLDRAAEQVRDAVAGLDDVTDVTSDLSTSVPRISVKANSKAAAAGFDDTTLGAAVAQAVRGTTSGKAILDDTERDVVVKSAKPATTMDELKKLPMGPRGLTLGDIATVKLADGPVSMTRIDGARAATITAKPTGDNTGAVSADLQSKIDKLDLPKGATATIGGVTSDQDDAFKNLGLAMLAAIAIVFLLLVATFRSLAQPLILLVSIPFAATGAIGLLIATGTPMGVPAMIGMLMLIGIVVTNAIVLIDLINQYRSQGLGVVEAVVEGGRHRLRPILMTALATIFALLPMALGVTGEGGFIAQPLAVVVIGGLITSTLLTLLLVPTLYAMLELRKEKRATKRAAKREKKAGVPSPADSPESEPAKV
- a CDS encoding response regulator transcription factor, whose amino-acid sequence is MTIRVLLADDQALLRSAFRVLVDSESDMEVVGEASDGAEAVRLTRTERPDVVLMDIRMPGTDGLAATREISADPQLAHVRVVMLTTFEVDEYVVQSLRAGASGFLGKGAEPEELLAAVRIAAAGDALLSPAATRGLIAKFLAQGDGYEELPDGERPGGRHGERLAALTVREREVLVQVAGGHSNDEIAERLEVSPLTVKTHVNRAMAKLGARDRAQLVVIAYESGLVRPRVE
- a CDS encoding sensor histidine kinase, which translates into the protein MTPLVRWARTHPLALDALVAAGVLICMVAGSFVDPHGADGTYGWGARTPDALSLFLMVLGAAALVFRRIAPMYVLAATSTVSLVELVTGEPRAPVVMSAVVALFTVAATTDRPTTWRVGLATMAVLTCVAMFVGPLPWYAQENLGIFAWTGMAAAAGDAVRSRRAFVAAIRERAERAERTREEEARRRVAEERLRIARDLHDVVAHHIALVNVQAGVAAHVMDKRPDQAKEALSHVREASRSALNELRATVGLLRQTGDPEAPTEPAPGLDRLDDLVDTFRHAGLPVEVARAEDAPALPAAVDLAAFRVVQEALTNVQKHAGPDSRAEVSVVRVGPNVEVSILDDGPGTTSATTADEHGGHGLLGMRERVTALGGTLTAGPRYGGGFRVHAILPVNARTTTSGDATT
- the pspAA gene encoding PspA-associated protein PspAA, with translation MIVRIMGEGQVKLSDDRFAELNKLDDELLEEMENGDGPGFRRTLDQLLDAVRRLGEPLPDDALEPSELILPAPDATLEEVRAMLSDDGLIPG
- a CDS encoding PspA/IM30 family protein, which encodes MSGVMKRMGMIFRAKANKALDRAEDPRETLDYSYQKQLELLQKVRRGVADVATSRKRLELQLNQLQGQSSKLEDQGRKALALGREDLAREALSRRAALQQQVTDLETQHQTLQGEEEKLTLAAQRLQAKVDAFRTKKETIKATYTAAQAQTRIGEAFSGISEEMGDVGMAIQRAEDKTAQLQARAGAIDELLASGALDDSSGLAKDDIQSELDRLSGGTDVELELQRMKAELAGGSSSSQQALEGGTGQGQQAPQTQDTPRFDKQ
- a CDS encoding DUF3043 domain-containing protein; translation: MRAHHVPLVFVFRSRSKDDKAPAAKAPVTPSSTQTRDPQAPKGRPTPKRSEAQTQRRSVANTKMSPKEARSRQRDERRTAMERQRAALASGDERYLPARDKGPVRKYARDFVDSRFCIAEYFLPMAVIILVLSMVRVGSLQNIALLLWLFVIVAIVIDSAITGFRLKKLLAEKFPNERRKGAVAYALMRTLQMKRLRLPKPQVKRGERP